The following proteins come from a genomic window of Achromobacter sp. AONIH1:
- a CDS encoding GlxA family transcriptional regulator, whose product MIPVYFVLTRGLVLLDLAGPAEAFRVAERLCPGTFALHFCGPEAELECGLAGLHLARIKPLPARLPANALVIVSGVVGTPTRLDDAQARAIIDWLAARQPADGFTLMTICAGALFAAAAGLTRGRECTTHHGSLAQLAALDPSARILDNRIFVEDGALVSSAGITAGIDLALHMVSRHCGPRIACEVAREMLVYQRRAGTDSALSPWLEHRSHLHPGVHKVQDAVVRNPAAPWSAQSLAQEAHTSARHLTRLFRLHAGCTPMDYLYQIRVALARDLLRETRLDLERVAEKAGFGSAQHMRRVWRRFEPRTPGMARQQLAA is encoded by the coding sequence ATGATCCCGGTGTACTTCGTGCTGACGCGCGGCCTGGTGCTGCTGGACCTGGCCGGTCCGGCGGAGGCGTTCCGGGTGGCCGAAAGGCTGTGCCCCGGCACGTTCGCGCTGCATTTCTGCGGACCGGAGGCGGAGCTGGAATGCGGCCTGGCGGGGCTGCACCTGGCGCGCATCAAGCCGCTGCCGGCCAGATTGCCCGCCAACGCGCTGGTCATCGTTTCCGGCGTGGTGGGCACGCCGACGCGGCTGGACGATGCGCAGGCGCGCGCCATCATCGACTGGCTGGCCGCGCGCCAACCGGCCGACGGCTTCACGCTGATGACGATCTGCGCCGGCGCGCTGTTCGCCGCGGCCGCCGGCCTCACGCGCGGGCGCGAATGCACCACCCATCACGGCAGCCTGGCGCAGCTGGCGGCGCTGGATCCCAGCGCGCGGATCCTCGACAACCGCATCTTCGTCGAAGACGGCGCGCTGGTCAGCAGCGCGGGCATCACGGCGGGTATCGATCTCGCGCTGCACATGGTGTCGCGCCACTGCGGCCCGCGCATCGCCTGCGAGGTCGCCCGTGAAATGCTGGTCTACCAGCGCCGCGCCGGCACGGATTCGGCCCTGTCGCCCTGGCTGGAACACCGCAGTCATCTGCATCCCGGCGTCCACAAGGTGCAGGATGCGGTGGTGCGCAACCCGGCGGCGCCCTGGTCGGCGCAATCGCTGGCGCAGGAAGCCCATACCAGCGCGCGCCACCTGACCCGGCTGTTCCGCCTGCACGCGGGCTGCACGCCGATGGACTATCTTTATCAGATACGCGTCGCGCTGGCGCGCGACCTGCTGCGCGAAACCCGGCTGGACCTGGAGCGCGTGGCGGAGAAGGCGGGATTTGGCTCGGCCCAGCACATGCGGCGCGTGTGGCGTCGCTTCGAGCCGCGCACGCCCGGCATGGCGCGGCAGCAGCTGGCGGCCTGA
- a CDS encoding cysteine hydrolase family protein, which produces MKQALIVIDVQDSFRQRPFWDETEYPAFVAQIQRLIDAATSQGVPVLQVFHTSVSDDPANPFSLASGHVKTLKELKISPTAVFHKTVHSSLYAKGQDGATLHDWLRDHDIGEIIVSGIRTEQCCETTSRHASDAGFKVIFPTDATLTFAMQSPSGRQYTPAEIRDRTELVLQGRFARVLRAADVLAA; this is translated from the coding sequence ATGAAGCAAGCGCTGATCGTCATCGATGTCCAGGATTCCTTTCGGCAACGTCCGTTTTGGGACGAAACCGAATACCCCGCGTTCGTGGCGCAGATCCAGCGCCTGATCGACGCCGCGACGTCCCAGGGCGTGCCGGTGCTGCAGGTTTTCCACACCAGCGTGTCGGACGATCCAGCCAACCCCTTCTCGCTGGCGTCCGGGCACGTCAAGACGCTGAAAGAGCTGAAGATCTCGCCCACCGCCGTGTTCCACAAGACCGTGCACTCCTCGCTCTACGCCAAGGGCCAGGACGGCGCGACGCTGCATGACTGGCTGCGGGATCACGATATCGGCGAGATCATCGTCAGCGGCATCCGCACCGAGCAGTGCTGCGAGACCACTTCCCGCCATGCCAGCGACGCCGGCTTCAAGGTGATCTTCCCCACCGACGCCACCCTGACCTTCGCCATGCAGAGCCCGTCCGGCCGGCAATACACGCCCGCCGAGATCCGCGACCGCACCGAGCTGGTGCTGCAGGGCCGCTTCGCGCGGGTCTTGCGTGCCGCCGACGTGCTGGCGGCTTAG
- a CDS encoding YbhB/YbcL family Raf kinase inhibitor-like protein, which translates to MKLLSLSFSDAESIPERYAFGRIDAQSHVALADNFNPQFSWDDAPAGTQSFALICHDPDVPSVPDDVNQEGREVPASLPRVDFFHWVLVDLPADLREIDEGAFSNGITPRGKGGPLAPLGARQGVNSYTSWFASDHDMSGDYFGYDGPCPPWNDALVHRYVFTLYALDVATLGLQGSFTGEDALRAIQKHVLAQASLTGTYTLNPALAPKQIGATSAS; encoded by the coding sequence ATGAAGCTTTTGAGTTTGTCCTTTTCCGATGCCGAGTCGATTCCCGAGCGCTACGCCTTCGGCAGGATCGACGCGCAATCGCACGTCGCGCTGGCTGATAACTTCAATCCGCAGTTTTCCTGGGACGACGCGCCGGCCGGCACGCAGTCCTTCGCGCTGATCTGCCACGATCCGGACGTGCCGTCAGTTCCCGACGACGTCAACCAGGAGGGCCGCGAAGTGCCCGCCAGCCTGCCGCGCGTCGATTTCTTCCATTGGGTGCTGGTGGACCTGCCCGCCGACCTGCGCGAAATCGACGAGGGCGCCTTTTCCAACGGCATCACGCCGCGCGGCAAGGGCGGCCCGTTGGCGCCGCTTGGCGCGCGCCAGGGTGTCAACTCCTACACGTCCTGGTTCGCCAGCGACCACGACATGAGCGGCGACTATTTCGGCTATGACGGCCCGTGCCCGCCCTGGAACGACGCGCTGGTCCACCGCTACGTGTTCACGTTGTATGCGCTGGACGTGGCCACGCTGGGCCTGCAAGGGTCCTTCACCGGCGAGGATGCGCTGCGCGCGATCCAGAAGCATGTGCTGGCCCAGGCTTCGCTGACCGGCACCTACACGCTCAACCCGGCCCTCGCGCCCAAGCAGATCGGGGCCACCTCGGCCTCCTGA
- a CDS encoding PrkA family serine protein kinase produces the protein MVEGFKSQYAREQESELSLEEYLNLAKSDPMAYASPAERMLAAIGEPEVVDTRNDPRLSRLFSNRTIRCYPAFQEFYGMEDVIGQIVAFFKHAAQGLEERKQILYLLGPVGGGKSSIAERLKVLMERFPIYALKGSPVNESPLGLFHSERFGETLEKEYGIPRRYLTGIMSPWAVKRLKEFDGDISQFRVVRLNPSVLRQVAIAKTEPGDENNQDISSLVGKVDIRKLDRHSQDDPDAYSYSGGLCLANQGLLEFVEMFKAPIKMLHPLLTATQEGNFKGTEGFSAIPFNGCILAHSNESEWQTFRNNKHNEAFLDRIYIVKVPYCLQVSEEVRIYEKLLHHSSLSTAPCAPGTLDMMAQFSVLTRLKEPENSSIYSKLRVYDGESLKDVDPKAKALQEYKDYAGTDEGMTGVSTRFAYKILSSVFNYDQTEVAANPVHLMYVLEQRIGREDYPDEVRRRYLEFIKGYLAPRYAEFIGKEIQTAYLESYSEYGQNIFDRYVTFADCWIQDEEFRDPETGESFDRSALNDELEKIEKPAGIANPKDFRNEIVNFVLRARANNNGRNPTWTSYEKLREVIEKKMFSNTEDLLPVISFNAKASAEDKSKHQSFVDRMVEKGYTEKQVRLLCEWYLRVRKSS, from the coding sequence ATCGTCGAAGGCTTCAAGTCGCAGTATGCAAGAGAGCAGGAGTCAGAGCTTTCCCTCGAGGAATATCTGAACCTGGCCAAGAGCGATCCCATGGCGTACGCCAGTCCCGCCGAGCGCATGCTCGCCGCGATCGGCGAGCCCGAGGTCGTGGATACGCGCAACGACCCGCGCCTTTCCCGCTTGTTTTCCAACCGGACCATCCGGTGCTATCCAGCGTTCCAGGAGTTCTACGGCATGGAGGACGTGATCGGGCAGATCGTCGCGTTCTTCAAGCATGCCGCGCAGGGACTGGAAGAGCGCAAGCAGATCCTCTATCTGCTCGGCCCCGTGGGCGGCGGCAAGTCGTCCATCGCCGAGCGGCTCAAGGTGCTGATGGAGCGCTTCCCCATCTACGCGCTGAAGGGCTCGCCCGTCAACGAGTCGCCGCTGGGCCTGTTCCATTCGGAACGCTTCGGCGAGACGCTGGAAAAGGAATACGGCATTCCGCGCCGCTACCTCACCGGCATCATGTCGCCGTGGGCCGTCAAGCGCCTGAAGGAATTCGACGGCGACATCTCGCAGTTCCGCGTCGTGCGCCTCAATCCCTCGGTGTTGCGCCAGGTGGCCATCGCCAAGACCGAGCCGGGCGACGAGAACAACCAGGACATCTCGTCCCTGGTCGGCAAGGTGGACATCCGCAAGCTCGATCGCCATTCGCAGGACGATCCCGACGCCTACAGCTACTCGGGCGGGCTGTGCCTGGCCAACCAGGGGTTGCTTGAGTTCGTGGAAATGTTCAAGGCGCCGATCAAGATGCTGCATCCGCTCTTGACGGCCACGCAGGAAGGCAACTTCAAGGGCACCGAGGGCTTCTCGGCCATCCCGTTCAACGGCTGCATCCTGGCGCACTCGAACGAATCGGAATGGCAGACCTTCCGCAACAACAAGCACAACGAGGCCTTCCTCGACCGTATCTACATCGTCAAGGTCCCGTACTGCCTGCAGGTGTCGGAAGAGGTTCGCATCTACGAGAAGCTGCTGCATCACAGCTCGCTGTCGACGGCGCCCTGCGCGCCGGGAACGCTGGACATGATGGCGCAGTTCTCGGTGCTGACGCGGCTGAAGGAACCGGAAAATTCCAGCATCTATTCGAAGCTGCGCGTCTATGACGGCGAAAGCCTGAAGGACGTGGATCCGAAGGCCAAGGCCTTGCAGGAGTACAAGGACTACGCCGGCACGGATGAAGGCATGACCGGCGTGTCCACGCGCTTCGCCTACAAGATCCTGTCCAGCGTCTTCAACTACGACCAGACCGAGGTCGCCGCGAACCCGGTGCACCTGATGTATGTGCTCGAGCAGCGCATCGGCCGCGAGGACTATCCCGACGAGGTCCGCCGGCGCTATCTCGAATTCATCAAGGGCTACCTGGCGCCGCGTTACGCCGAGTTCATCGGCAAGGAGATTCAGACCGCCTACCTGGAGTCCTACTCCGAGTACGGCCAGAACATCTTCGACCGCTACGTGACCTTCGCCGACTGCTGGATCCAGGACGAGGAATTCCGCGACCCGGAAACCGGCGAGAGCTTCGATCGCAGCGCCTTGAACGATGAGCTGGAAAAGATCGAGAAACCGGCCGGCATCGCCAACCCGAAGGATTTCCGCAACGAGATCGTCAACTTCGTGCTGCGCGCCCGCGCCAACAACAACGGCCGCAATCCGACCTGGACCAGCTATGAAAAGCTGCGCGAAGTGATCGAGAAGAAGATGTTCTCGAACACGGAAGACCTGCTGCCGGTGATCTCGTTCAACGCCAAGGCATCGGCCGAGGACAAGTCCAAGCATCAGAGTTTCGTCGACCGGATGGTCGAGAAGGGATACACGGAGAAGCAGGTCCGACTGCTGTGCGAGTGGTACCTCCGTGTGAGGAAGTCTTCCTGA
- a CDS encoding DUF3142 domain-containing protein, translated as MPSRLRNVVRRYLPAAHAAHGCVAVVLCSVLVAACGKTDPALDNDAYVWQRRWTPAVTAAMSDSADLVRAWRVLAADVAPDGKWSDATPALPALAAAGRPAIMVLRFDGRVDGLRDAEIHARIAALRDSWQRAGIALAGVEIDYDCATSKLPAYTRFLAGLRARLDPSIPLSITALPTWLDSPALAALLAIPDESVLQVHAVLSPTRGLFDAKRAQAWLDAYAAQTRKPWRVALPAYGSRVAWDDEGRIAAVESEQPALLPGGRSAELLVTPADMAAFVSRIEDRRPSGLAGIVWFRLPTRVDARAWSLPTWRAVLARQPLRPALSVSARAAAGGARDLILANAGDADAALPFAVRLDGACAAADGINGYTLERDGLGIYLRRAQEGLLHAGAQRNIGWIRCEHEPTNLHVQP; from the coding sequence ATGCCATCCCGCCTGCGAAACGTGGTTCGCCGGTACCTGCCTGCCGCCCACGCGGCGCATGGCTGCGTTGCCGTCGTCCTGTGCAGCGTCCTCGTGGCGGCTTGCGGCAAGACCGACCCGGCCTTGGACAACGATGCCTATGTCTGGCAACGCCGCTGGACGCCGGCCGTGACTGCCGCGATGTCTGACAGCGCCGATCTGGTGCGGGCCTGGCGCGTGCTGGCCGCCGACGTGGCCCCGGACGGCAAGTGGTCCGACGCGACGCCCGCCCTGCCGGCCCTGGCCGCCGCCGGCCGGCCCGCCATCATGGTGCTGCGCTTCGACGGCCGCGTGGACGGTTTGCGCGACGCCGAGATCCATGCGCGCATCGCGGCCTTGCGCGATTCGTGGCAACGGGCCGGCATCGCGCTGGCGGGCGTGGAAATCGACTACGACTGCGCCACCTCCAAGCTGCCGGCGTACACGCGCTTCCTTGCCGGCCTGCGGGCGCGCCTGGATCCGTCCATCCCCCTGTCCATCACCGCCCTGCCGACCTGGCTGGACAGTCCCGCGCTCGCCGCCCTGCTCGCCATCCCCGACGAAAGCGTGCTGCAGGTCCATGCCGTGCTCAGTCCGACGCGCGGACTGTTCGATGCCAAGCGCGCGCAGGCCTGGCTGGACGCCTACGCGGCGCAGACCCGCAAGCCCTGGCGCGTGGCCCTGCCCGCCTACGGCAGTCGCGTCGCCTGGGACGACGAGGGCCGAATCGCCGCGGTCGAAAGCGAGCAACCCGCGCTCCTGCCTGGCGGACGCTCGGCGGAGCTGCTCGTGACGCCCGCCGACATGGCGGCCTTTGTCTCCCGCATCGAAGACCGGCGCCCGTCCGGCCTGGCCGGCATCGTCTGGTTCCGGCTGCCGACCCGCGTCGACGCGCGCGCCTGGAGCCTGCCGACGTGGCGCGCCGTGCTGGCGCGCCAGCCGCTGCGTCCGGCGCTGTCCGTCAGCGCGCGGGCCGCCGCCGGCGGCGCGCGCGACCTCATACTCGCGAACGCCGGCGATGCCGACGCCGCGCTCCCCTTCGCCGTGCGGCTGGATGGCGCCTGCGCCGCCGCCGACGGCATCAACGGCTACACGCTGGAACGCGACGGACTAGGCATCTACCTGCGTCGCGCGCAGGAAGGCCTGCTGCACGCCGGCGCTCAACGCAACATCGGCTGGATACGCTGTGAACACGAACCGACCAACCTCCATGTCCAACCCTAA
- the nrdR gene encoding transcriptional regulator NrdR produces the protein MRCPFCGNPETQVVDSRVSEEGDAIRRRRRCLSCDKRFTTYERVELALPSVVKRNGSRSDYDPAKLRASLSLALRKRPVSTGDVDAAVSRIEEQLRASGQREVPTEHIGELVMNELRKLDKVAYVRFASVYKSFEDIGEFVEAIREMQGPLLPGKLRKD, from the coding sequence ATGCGGTGTCCATTTTGCGGCAACCCCGAAACGCAGGTCGTCGACAGCCGCGTCTCGGAAGAAGGCGACGCCATCCGGCGCCGCCGCCGTTGCCTGTCCTGCGACAAGCGCTTCACCACCTATGAACGGGTGGAGCTGGCGCTGCCCTCGGTCGTCAAGCGCAATGGCAGCCGCAGCGACTACGATCCGGCCAAGCTGCGCGCCAGCCTGAGCCTGGCGCTGCGCAAGCGTCCCGTCAGTACCGGCGACGTGGATGCCGCCGTTTCCCGCATCGAAGAGCAGTTGCGGGCCAGCGGGCAGCGCGAAGTGCCCACCGAGCACATCGGCGAGCTGGTCATGAACGAGCTGCGCAAGCTCGACAAGGTGGCCTACGTGCGCTTTGCTTCGGTCTACAAGAGTTTCGAGGACATCGGCGAATTCGTCGAAGCCATCCGCGAGATGCAGGGGCCCTTGCTGCCCGGCAAGCTGCGCAAGGACTGA
- a CDS encoding LysE family translocator encodes MQTATLLTYSLVAAVSVVSPGPATMLAIRNGAAGGVRAVLPSTLGNVTGLFLLSAAAMLGLGVVLQSSALLFTLVKVAGAAYLLYIGLRHLLGRSNIAPPPEQATQQAPRRASRLYLEAALVATMNPKPILFFTALFPQFLNASESLLPQFLILTGIFMGMSLVSLLAYGALAHRARRLLRQPRIVTWLNRLVGSIFVSFGVALLRLKRAAG; translated from the coding sequence ATGCAAACCGCCACCCTCCTTACCTACTCGCTGGTCGCCGCCGTCAGCGTGGTCAGCCCCGGCCCCGCCACCATGCTCGCCATCCGCAATGGCGCGGCGGGCGGCGTGCGCGCCGTGCTGCCGTCGACGCTGGGGAACGTGACAGGGCTGTTCCTGCTGTCCGCCGCCGCCATGCTGGGACTGGGCGTGGTGCTGCAATCGTCGGCGCTGCTGTTCACGCTGGTGAAAGTCGCGGGCGCGGCCTATCTGCTCTACATCGGCCTGCGCCATCTGCTTGGCCGCTCGAATATCGCGCCGCCGCCCGAACAGGCCACGCAACAGGCGCCGCGCCGCGCCAGCCGTCTGTACCTTGAAGCGGCGCTGGTGGCGACGATGAATCCCAAGCCCATCCTGTTCTTCACCGCGCTGTTCCCGCAATTCCTGAACGCGAGCGAATCGCTGCTGCCGCAGTTCCTCATCCTGACGGGCATCTTCATGGGCATGTCGCTGGTCTCGCTGCTGGCCTATGGCGCGCTGGCCCATCGCGCGCGGCGGCTGCTGCGCCAGCCGCGCATCGTGACCTGGCTCAACCGGCTGGTGGGCTCGATCTTCGTGAGCTTCGGCGTGGCGCTGCTGCGCTTGAAACGCGCGGCGGGCTGA
- the ribD gene encoding bifunctional diaminohydroxyphosphoribosylaminopyrimidine deaminase/5-amino-6-(5-phosphoribosylamino)uracil reductase RibD codes for MTTATDYDDLHWMRRALELARTVMYTTAPNPRVGCVIVRDGRVVGEGATQPPGGPHAEVCALRDAQARGETVAGATLYVTLEPCSHHGRTPPCVDAVLAAAPARVVVAIGDPNPLVNGQGLARLRAAGIAVTTGVCQEEALALNAGFISRMSRGLPWVWMKMAASLDGRSALHNGMSQWITGPQAREDGHRWRARSCVVLTGMGTVLKDDPQLNVRGVDTPRQPRKAVVDGGFAIPETARLFDGAEVIVFTAREDAAKARRLEQRNARVVCLPGETAGKVDLPAMMRWLAREQFNEVHVEAGAGLSGALVSAGCVDELLLYLAPVLLGDAAGMVRLPLLEHLDGARRYAFIDTAAIGPDLRLRARVEASWQQLLQRVALPDLG; via the coding sequence ATGACGACTGCCACCGATTACGACGATCTACACTGGATGCGACGCGCGCTGGAGCTGGCGCGGACCGTCATGTACACGACCGCGCCCAATCCCCGGGTCGGCTGCGTCATCGTGCGCGACGGACGCGTGGTGGGCGAAGGCGCGACCCAGCCGCCGGGCGGCCCGCACGCCGAGGTGTGCGCCTTGCGCGATGCCCAGGCCCGTGGCGAGACGGTGGCGGGCGCCACCCTCTATGTCACGCTGGAGCCGTGCAGCCATCACGGCCGCACCCCGCCCTGCGTGGACGCCGTGCTGGCCGCCGCGCCGGCGCGCGTGGTGGTGGCGATCGGCGACCCCAATCCCCTGGTCAACGGCCAGGGCCTGGCGCGGCTGCGCGCCGCCGGCATCGCCGTCACCACCGGCGTTTGCCAAGAGGAAGCGCTGGCGCTCAACGCGGGCTTCATCTCCCGCATGAGTCGCGGGCTGCCCTGGGTCTGGATGAAGATGGCGGCTTCGCTGGATGGCCGCAGCGCGTTGCATAACGGCATGTCGCAATGGATCACCGGCCCGCAGGCGCGCGAGGACGGCCATCGCTGGCGCGCGCGCAGCTGCGTCGTGCTGACGGGCATGGGCACGGTGCTGAAGGACGATCCTCAGCTCAATGTCCGGGGCGTCGACACGCCGCGCCAGCCACGCAAGGCGGTGGTCGATGGCGGATTCGCCATTCCCGAAACGGCGCGGCTGTTCGATGGCGCGGAAGTCATCGTCTTCACCGCCCGCGAGGATGCGGCCAAGGCGCGCCGCCTGGAACAGCGCAACGCGCGCGTCGTTTGCCTGCCGGGCGAGACGGCCGGCAAGGTGGACCTGCCCGCCATGATGCGTTGGCTGGCCCGGGAGCAATTCAATGAAGTCCACGTCGAGGCCGGCGCGGGCCTGAGCGGCGCACTGGTATCGGCGGGCTGCGTGGATGAGCTGCTGCTGTACCTGGCGCCGGTGCTGCTGGGCGACGCGGCCGGCATGGTGCGCCTGCCGCTGCTGGAACACCTGGATGGCGCCCGGCGCTACGCCTTCATCGACACGGCTGCGATCGGACCCGACCTGCGCCTGCGCGCGCGGGTCGAGGCCAGCTGGCAGCAGCTGCTGCAGCGGGTGGCCTTGCCCGACCTGGGCTGA
- the glyA gene encoding serine hydroxymethyltransferase: MFDRNLTLSKADPDVWAAVQKEDVRQEQHIELIASENYASPAVMEAQGTQLTNKYAEGYPGKRYYGGCEYVDVVEQLAIDRLKQIFGAEAANVQPNSGSQANQGVYMAVLKPGDTVLGMSLAEGGHLTHGASVNASGKLYNFISYGLDENEVLNYDQVEKLAKEHKPKLIVAGASAYALHIDFERMGRIARENGALFMVDIAHYAGLVAGGAYPNPVPHADFVTSTTHKSLRGPRGGVIMMKAEHEKIINSAIFPGIQGGPLMHVIAGKAVAFKEALAPEFKDYAQQVVKNAKVLADTLVKRGLRIVSGRTESHVMLVDLRAKGITGKEAEAVLGQAHITVNKNAIPNDPEKPFVTSGIRLGTPAMTTRGFTEAEAELTANLIADVLDNPRDEANIAAVRAKVNALTSRLPVYGRK; encoded by the coding sequence ATGTTTGACCGCAACCTCACCCTGTCCAAGGCTGACCCGGATGTCTGGGCCGCCGTCCAGAAGGAAGACGTGCGCCAGGAACAGCACATCGAGCTGATCGCGTCCGAGAACTACGCCAGCCCCGCCGTCATGGAAGCCCAGGGCACGCAGCTCACGAACAAGTACGCCGAAGGCTACCCCGGCAAGCGCTACTACGGCGGCTGCGAATACGTGGACGTGGTCGAGCAGCTGGCCATCGATCGCCTGAAGCAGATCTTCGGCGCCGAAGCCGCCAATGTGCAGCCCAACTCGGGCTCGCAGGCCAACCAGGGCGTGTACATGGCCGTGCTCAAGCCAGGCGACACCGTGCTGGGCATGAGCCTGGCCGAAGGCGGCCACCTGACGCACGGCGCGTCGGTCAACGCCTCGGGCAAGCTGTACAACTTCATCTCGTATGGCCTGGACGAAAACGAAGTCCTGAACTACGACCAGGTCGAAAAGCTGGCCAAGGAACACAAGCCCAAGCTGATCGTGGCCGGCGCCTCGGCCTACGCGCTGCACATCGACTTCGAGCGCATGGGCCGCATCGCCCGTGAAAACGGCGCGCTGTTCATGGTCGACATCGCCCACTACGCGGGCCTGGTCGCTGGCGGTGCCTACCCCAACCCGGTTCCGCATGCAGACTTCGTCACCTCGACCACGCACAAGTCGCTGCGCGGCCCGCGCGGCGGCGTCATCATGATGAAGGCCGAACACGAGAAGATCATCAACTCGGCGATCTTCCCCGGCATCCAGGGCGGCCCGCTGATGCATGTCATCGCCGGCAAGGCCGTGGCCTTCAAGGAAGCGCTGGCCCCGGAATTCAAGGACTACGCGCAGCAAGTGGTCAAGAACGCCAAGGTGCTGGCCGATACGCTGGTCAAGCGCGGCCTGCGCATCGTTTCCGGCCGCACCGAAAGCCACGTCATGCTGGTTGACCTGCGCGCCAAGGGCATCACCGGCAAGGAAGCCGAAGCCGTGCTGGGCCAGGCTCACATCACGGTCAACAAGAACGCCATCCCGAATGATCCGGAAAAGCCCTTCGTGACCAGCGGCATCCGCCTGGGCACGCCGGCCATGACGACCCGCGGCTTCACCGAAGCCGAGGCCGAACTGACCGCCAACCTGATCGCCGACGTGCTGGACAACCCGCGCGACGAGGCCAACATCGCCGCCGTGCGCGCCAAGGTCAACGCACTGACCTCGCGCCTGCCGGTCTACGGCCGCAAGTAA
- the tyrS gene encoding tyrosine--tRNA ligase, with amino-acid sequence MSSSEAPIAAAPITPEVEADLRIAKRGCDELLVESEFARKLARSRATGVPLRIKLGLDPTAPDIHLGHTVVLNKMRQLQDLGHTVIFLIGDFTSTIGDPSGRNSTRPPLTREQIEANAKTYYAQASLVLDPAKTEIRYNSEWCDPLGARGMIQLASRYTVARMMEREDFTKRFKGGVPISVHEFLYPLMQGYDSVALKSDLELGGTDQKFNLLVGRELQKEYGQEPQCILTMPLLVGTDGVEKMSKSKGNYIGISESPDSMFGKLMSISDTLMWRYFELLSFRSLEDIAALKAETEAGRNPRDAKVLLAQEIITRFHSARAAEEALASFEARFRDGAIPDDMPEVNVAGAPVGILKLLREAGLVASGSEAQRNVEQGGVRVDGDRVEDKSLQLPAGTYVVQVGKRKFARVTVKS; translated from the coding sequence ATGTCCTCCTCAGAAGCCCCCATCGCAGCAGCCCCCATCACCCCCGAAGTCGAAGCCGACCTGCGCATCGCCAAGCGCGGCTGCGACGAACTGCTGGTCGAATCGGAGTTCGCCCGCAAGCTGGCCCGCAGCCGCGCCACCGGCGTGCCGCTGCGTATCAAGCTGGGGCTGGATCCGACCGCGCCGGACATCCACCTGGGCCACACGGTGGTGTTGAACAAGATGCGCCAGCTGCAGGACCTGGGCCACACGGTCATCTTCCTGATCGGCGACTTCACCTCGACCATTGGCGATCCCAGCGGTCGCAACAGCACCCGCCCGCCGCTGACCCGCGAGCAGATCGAGGCCAACGCCAAGACCTACTATGCGCAGGCCAGCCTGGTGCTGGACCCGGCCAAGACCGAGATCCGTTACAACTCCGAGTGGTGTGACCCGCTGGGCGCGCGCGGCATGATCCAGCTGGCCTCGCGTTACACGGTGGCGCGCATGATGGAGCGCGAGGACTTCACCAAGCGCTTCAAGGGCGGCGTGCCGATCTCGGTGCATGAATTCCTGTATCCGCTGATGCAGGGCTATGACTCGGTGGCGCTGAAATCCGATCTGGAGCTGGGGGGCACCGATCAGAAGTTCAACCTGCTGGTCGGGCGCGAGCTGCAGAAGGAATATGGCCAGGAGCCGCAGTGCATCCTGACCATGCCGCTGCTGGTGGGGACGGATGGCGTCGAAAAGATGTCCAAATCCAAGGGCAACTACATCGGTATTTCCGAGTCGCCGGATTCGATGTTCGGCAAGCTCATGTCGATCTCCGACACGCTGATGTGGCGTTACTTCGAACTGCTGTCGTTCCGCTCGCTGGAAGACATCGCCGCGCTCAAGGCCGAGACCGAGGCCGGCCGCAATCCGCGCGACGCCAAGGTCCTGCTGGCCCAGGAGATCATCACCCGCTTCCATTCGGCCCGCGCGGCCGAAGAGGCGCTGGCTTCCTTCGAGGCGCGTTTCCGCGACGGCGCCATCCCGGACGACATGCCCGAAGTGAACGTCGCCGGCGCGCCGGTGGGCATCCTGAAGCTGCTGCGCGAGGCCGGCCTGGTGGCGTCGGGCTCCGAAGCCCAGCGCAACGTGGAGCAGGGCGGCGTGCGGGTGGACGGCGACCGCGTCGAGGACAAATCGTTGCAATTGCCCGCCGGCACTTATGTGGTGCAGGTAGGCAAGCGCAAATTCGCCCGTGTTACCGTGAAGTCGTGA